One window from the genome of Buchnera aphidicola (Neophyllaphis podocarpi) encodes:
- a CDS encoding YbaB/EbfC family nucleoid-associated protein, giving the protein MLNKGGINNLMKQAQKMQEKMSKVQKEISVMEVTGESGAGLVKITINGSYNCIKTEIDPTLFKENEKEMLEDLVVAAFNDASRKISELQKNKMSLISNNMNLPNGFNMPF; this is encoded by the coding sequence GGAGGAATAAATAACCTCATGAAGCAAGCACAAAAGATGCAAGAAAAGATGTCTAAAGTTCAAAAAGAAATATCAGTTATGGAAGTAACAGGTGAATCAGGAGCTGGTTTAGTAAAAATTACTATAAATGGATCATATAACTGCATAAAAACAGAAATAGATCCCACTTTATTCAAAGAAAATGAAAAAGAAATGCTAGAAGATTTAGTAGTAGCAGCATTTAATGATGCTTCAAGAAAAATCTCAGAACTACAAAAAAATAAAATGTCCTTAATTTCAAATAATATGAATTTACCAAATGGTTTTAATATGCCTTTTTAA
- the htpG gene encoding molecular chaperone HtpG, which translates to MKENKTYKFKSEVKQLLNLMINSLYSNKEIFMRELISNASDAIDKLRFKIISEPKIYKNNNENKIRISVNKDNKTLIIKDNGIGMSYDEVIENLGTIAKSGTKSFIESLTSNKDNNNQLIGKFGVGFYSSFIVSKKVQVKTRSAKLKKEEGVCWESKGEGEYSIKKIIKEDIGTEIILSIKKENIEFLDTWKIQSIIHKYSDHISIPVELQILDEKNKDLYWKQINQATALWTKEKSNISEKEYQEFYKYISKDSNAPIYWTHNKVEGNQEYINLLYIPSKAPWDIWNRENKHGLKLYVKRVYIMDDAEQFLPNYLRFIKGLIDSDDLPLNISREILQDSSLINKLKKSLTNRSLKMLETLSIKDKKKYETFWKEFGLVLKEGIAEDLNNKDKIAKLIRFASIKNKSNIQNLSLDDYINNMIKNQEKIYFITADSYNSAINSPHLEFFKKESIDVLLLSDKIDEWMMSYLTEYKGKKFQSVSKKDESLKKILDIKENKKTEKVNFKMSKFLENAKKILGDKVKDVSFTDRLIKVPSIVITDNDQISTQMAKLFASAGQKVPEIKYIFQINPNHFLIKEIIEINNEENLSEWINLLLEQALFIEKGTLNDPNKFINRTNKLMEILFNKNNNKIIL; encoded by the coding sequence ATGAAAGAAAATAAAACATATAAATTTAAATCAGAAGTAAAACAATTATTGAATTTAATGATAAATTCATTATATTCGAATAAAGAAATATTTATGAGAGAACTGATATCAAATGCATCAGATGCTATAGATAAATTACGTTTTAAAATAATATCTGAACCTAAAATATATAAAAATAACAATGAAAATAAAATACGTATATCTGTAAATAAAGATAATAAAACTTTGATAATTAAAGATAATGGTATAGGTATGAGTTATGATGAAGTTATTGAAAATTTAGGAACTATAGCTAAATCAGGAACAAAATCTTTTATTGAGTCATTAACATCAAATAAAGATAATAATAATCAATTAATAGGAAAATTTGGAGTAGGTTTTTATTCATCATTTATTGTATCTAAAAAAGTACAAGTTAAAACCAGATCTGCCAAATTAAAAAAAGAAGAAGGAGTATGTTGGGAATCTAAAGGAGAAGGAGAGTACTCTATTAAAAAGATAATAAAAGAAGATATAGGAACTGAAATAATTTTAAGTATTAAAAAAGAAAATATAGAATTTCTAGATACTTGGAAAATACAAAGTATTATACATAAATATTCAGATCATATATCAATACCTGTAGAGCTACAAATTTTAGATGAAAAAAATAAAGATCTTTATTGGAAACAAATAAATCAAGCTACAGCACTATGGACTAAAGAAAAATCAAATATTAGCGAAAAAGAATATCAGGAATTTTATAAATATATATCAAAAGATTCAAATGCACCAATATATTGGACTCATAATAAAGTAGAAGGAAATCAAGAATATATAAATTTATTATATATTCCTAGTAAAGCACCATGGGATATATGGAATCGTGAAAATAAACATGGATTAAAACTATATGTAAAACGTGTTTATATCATGGATGATGCAGAGCAATTTTTACCTAATTACCTTAGATTTATAAAAGGATTAATAGATTCAGATGATCTTCCTTTAAACATTTCTAGAGAAATTCTTCAAGATAGTAGTCTAATTAATAAATTAAAAAAATCTTTAACAAATAGATCATTAAAAATGTTAGAAACACTGTCTATAAAAGACAAAAAAAAATATGAAACATTTTGGAAAGAATTTGGTTTAGTTTTAAAAGAAGGAATAGCTGAAGATTTAAATAATAAAGACAAAATAGCTAAATTAATACGTTTTGCATCTATTAAAAATAAAAGTAATATACAAAATTTATCATTAGATGATTATATAAATAACATGATAAAAAATCAAGAAAAAATATATTTTATTACAGCTGATAGTTATAATTCTGCTATAAATAGTCCTCACTTAGAATTTTTTAAAAAAGAATCAATAGATGTTTTATTGCTATCAGATAAAATAGATGAATGGATGATGAGTTATCTTACAGAATACAAAGGAAAAAAATTTCAATCTGTAAGTAAAAAAGATGAATCATTAAAAAAAATATTGGATATTAAAGAAAATAAAAAAACAGAAAAAGTTAACTTTAAAATGTCTAAATTTTTAGAAAATGCAAAAAAAATACTAGGAGATAAAGTTAAAGATGTTAGTTTTACAGATAGATTAATAAAAGTACCTTCTATAGTTATTACTGATAACGATCAAATAAGCACACAGATGGCTAAATTATTTGCATCAGCGGGCCAAAAAGTACCTGAAATTAAATATATTTTTCAAATAAATCCTAATCATTTTTTAATAAAAGAAATTATAGAAATAAATAATGAAGAAAATTTGTCTGAATGGATAAATTTATTACTAGAACAAGCTTTATTTATAGAAAAAGGAACATTAAATGATCCTAATAAATTTATAAATAGAACAAATAAATTAATGGAAATATTATTTAATAAAAATAATAATAAAATTATATTATAA
- a CDS encoding nucleoside monophosphate kinase — protein MRIILLGAPGTGKGTQAKLISDIYKIPNISTGIILRKQIKKNKQIKKIIESGKLVSDEIVISLIKKRISQIDCKKGFILDGFPRTIFQAEAMQKEKIKVDYVLEFKLSINQIIKRITGRRIHLKSGRSYHIQFKKPILEGKDDITGESLEIRKDDNILILKKRLKEYKFNRILLMNFYLKEKNKKKLKYKIINANENTETITSKIKDIISKKY, from the coding sequence ATGCGTATTATTTTACTAGGTGCACCTGGAACAGGTAAGGGAACTCAAGCCAAATTAATTTCTGATATATACAAAATTCCTAATATCTCTACAGGAATAATTTTAAGAAAACAAATAAAAAAAAATAAACAAATAAAAAAAATTATAGAATCAGGAAAATTAGTAAGTGATGAAATAGTTATTTCATTAATAAAAAAAAGAATATCTCAAATAGATTGCAAAAAAGGATTTATATTGGATGGTTTTCCTCGAACAATATTTCAGGCCGAAGCGATGCAAAAAGAAAAAATTAAAGTAGATTATGTTTTAGAATTTAAGCTATCAATTAATCAAATTATAAAACGAATTACAGGAAGAAGAATTCATTTAAAATCGGGAAGATCTTATCATATTCAATTTAAAAAACCAATATTAGAAGGAAAAGATGATATAACAGGAGAAAGTTTAGAAATACGTAAAGATGATAATATATTAATTTTAAAAAAAAGACTAAAAGAATATAAATTTAATAGAATATTATTAATGAATTTTTATCTTAAAGAAAAAAACAAAAAAAAACTAAAATACAAAATAATAAATGCTAATGAAAACACGGAAACAATTACATCTAAAATAAAAGATATAATCTCTAAAAAATATTAA
- the folD gene encoding bifunctional methylenetetrahydrofolate dehydrogenase/methenyltetrahydrofolate cyclohydrolase FolD, whose protein sequence is MKKSKIIDGIKISNEIIDKIKNQVKKRIQKKAKIPYLAVIIIGDNPASKIYVQKKENKCKEVGFISKTFYFSKEVRETKVINLIKSLNKDNNIDAILVQLPLPNHINKNKIINSISIYKDVDGFNPYNTGSLCQGTPKLRPCTPKGIMSLLNAYNIKTHGLNAVVIGASNVVGRPMGLELLLAGCTTTITHRFTKNLKEYTKLADLLIVAVGKANFINSDWIKDKAIIIDVGINKLKNGKIVGDVNFKSMLLKASYITPVPGGVGPMTIASLLENTLEACKNLSKIKN, encoded by the coding sequence ATGAAAAAATCAAAAATTATAGATGGTATAAAAATTTCTAATGAAATTATAGATAAAATAAAAAATCAAGTAAAAAAAAGAATTCAAAAAAAAGCAAAAATTCCATATTTAGCTGTAATTATTATAGGAGATAATCCGGCATCTAAAATATATGTCCAAAAAAAAGAAAATAAATGCAAAGAAGTAGGTTTTATATCAAAAACTTTTTATTTTTCTAAAGAAGTAAGAGAAACTAAAGTTATAAATCTAATAAAATCTTTGAATAAAGATAATAATATAGATGCTATATTAGTACAATTACCATTACCTAATCATATTAATAAAAATAAAATTATAAATAGTATTTCAATATATAAAGATGTAGATGGCTTTAATCCATATAATACAGGTAGTTTATGCCAAGGTACTCCTAAGCTAAGACCTTGTACTCCCAAGGGAATTATGAGTTTACTAAATGCATACAATATAAAAACTCACGGATTAAATGCAGTAGTAATAGGAGCTTCAAATGTAGTAGGAAGACCTATGGGATTAGAACTACTATTAGCAGGTTGTACAACTACTATAACACATCGTTTTACTAAAAATTTAAAAGAATATACTAAACTTGCAGATTTGTTAATAGTAGCAGTAGGAAAAGCAAATTTTATTAATAGTGACTGGATAAAAGACAAAGCTATAATAATAGATGTAGGAATAAATAAATTAAAAAACGGTAAAATAGTAGGAGATGTTAACTTTAAATCTATGTTATTAAAAGCCTCTTATATAACTCCTGTACCAGGAGGAGTAGGACCAATGACAATAGCATCTCTTTTAGAAAACACATTAGAAGCATGTAAAAATTTATCTAAAATAAAAAATTAA
- the cysS gene encoding cysteine--tRNA ligase, which produces MLNIFNTLTHKKEKFKPNIKNNINIYVCGVTVYDLCHLGHARTFIIFDIVYRYFVHIGYNVNYVRNITDIDDKIIDKSIINKENIHSFTKNMINNMHKDFNDLKMIKPSYEPKATNHINDIINMIGCLLDNNYAYISNNGDVMFSIDSYIDYGKLSRQKIQKLKIGSSIKLNVHKKNPLDFVLWKCLKNNKISSFIKEGASWISPWGKGRPGWHIECSAIINKYFGSNLDIHGGGSDLIFPHHENEISQSTCFNNCKYVNYWMHVGMIITQNRKMSKSYGNFLTIRELLKLYDHETIRLFIISSHYRHPIYYNKEKLFQSRLSLERLYIAMRGTKADKIIVSSSYMKLNKEIIGLEFEHSFYEAMNDDFNTPKALRVLFSLAHKINRSKLLNNDFETQKLAFKLKLLSNILGLLLQSSVDFFNNKKTRQNQSISEIENLVLLRKHARINSSWHYADYIRHKLSLLGVILEDTPEGTLWKWK; this is translated from the coding sequence ATGTTAAATATTTTTAATACATTAACTCATAAAAAAGAAAAATTTAAACCTAATATTAAAAATAACATTAATATTTATGTATGCGGTGTAACCGTATATGATTTATGTCATTTAGGACATGCTAGAACATTTATAATATTTGATATTGTATATCGTTACTTTGTTCATATTGGTTATAATGTAAATTATGTGAGAAATATTACAGATATAGATGATAAAATTATTGATAAATCTATTATCAATAAAGAAAATATTCATTCATTTACTAAAAATATGATTAATAATATGCATAAAGACTTTAATGATTTAAAAATGATAAAACCAAGTTATGAACCTAAAGCAACCAATCATATTAATGACATTATTAATATGATTGGTTGCTTGTTAGATAATAATTATGCATATATATCTAATAATGGTGATGTTATGTTTTCTATTGATAGTTACATAGATTATGGAAAGTTATCTAGACAAAAAATTCAAAAGTTAAAAATAGGTTCTAGTATTAAATTGAATGTTCATAAAAAAAATCCTTTAGATTTTGTTCTATGGAAATGTTTAAAAAATAATAAAATTTCTTCTTTTATAAAGGAAGGTGCATCATGGATATCTCCATGGGGTAAAGGTAGACCTGGTTGGCATATAGAGTGTTCTGCTATAATTAATAAATACTTTGGTTCTAATTTGGATATTCATGGTGGAGGGTCTGATCTAATTTTTCCTCATCATGAAAATGAAATATCTCAATCAACTTGTTTTAATAATTGTAAATATGTTAATTATTGGATGCATGTTGGTATGATTATTACTCAAAACAGAAAAATGTCTAAATCATATGGAAATTTTTTAACTATAAGAGAGTTGCTAAAATTATATGATCATGAAACTATTCGTTTGTTTATAATTTCTAGTCATTATAGACATCCTATTTATTATAATAAAGAAAAATTATTTCAATCACGTTTATCTTTAGAACGTTTATATATTGCAATGCGTGGTACTAAAGCTGATAAAATAATTGTTTCTTCATCATATATGAAATTAAATAAAGAAATAATTGGACTTGAATTTGAGCATTCTTTTTACGAAGCTATGAATGATGATTTCAACACACCAAAAGCTTTAAGAGTATTATTTTCTTTAGCTCATAAAATAAATCGTAGTAAATTATTAAATAATGATTTTGAAACACAAAAATTAGCTTTTAAATTAAAATTATTATCAAACATTTTGGGTTTATTACTTCAAAGTTCTGTTGATTTTTTTAATAATAAAAAAACTAGACAAAATCAATCTATATCTGAAATTGAAAACTTAGTTCTTTTAAGAAAACATGCAAGAATTAATAGTTCTTGGCATTATGCAGATTATATACGTCATAAATTATCACTTTTGGGTGTTATACTTGAAGATACACCAGAAGGAACTTTATGGAAATGGAAATAA
- the ybeD gene encoding DUF493 family protein YbeD: MKNKLHELIKFPCNFTYKVIGMAHPELVDKIIRVIQLQIPGDYAPVVKKSNRGNYLSISITIFASNINQIEHLYYELSRINIVRIVL, translated from the coding sequence ATGAAAAATAAATTACATGAATTAATTAAATTTCCTTGTAATTTTACTTATAAAGTAATAGGAATGGCTCATCCGGAACTTGTAGATAAAATTATCAGAGTGATACAACTACAAATTCCAGGAGACTATGCTCCTGTAGTAAAAAAAAGTAATAGAGGAAATTATCTTTCTATATCGATTACAATATTTGCTTCAAATATCAATCAAATAGAACATTTATATTACGAACTTAGTAGAATTAACATAGTAAGAATAGTATTATAA
- the cspE gene encoding transcription antiterminator/RNA stability regulator CspE: MSKIKGNVKWFNESKGFGFITPEDGSKDVFVHFSAIQSNGFKTLSEGQSVEFEITEGAKGPSATNVVSL, encoded by the coding sequence ATGTCCAAGATTAAAGGTAATGTTAAATGGTTTAATGAATCCAAAGGATTCGGTTTTATTACTCCAGAAGATGGGAGTAAAGATGTTTTTGTTCATTTTTCTGCTATTCAGAGTAATGGATTTAAAACTTTGTCAGAAGGTCAAAGTGTAGAATTTGAGATTACTGAAGGTGCTAAAGGTCCTTCGGCTACTAATGTAGTTAGTTTATAA
- the aroE gene encoding shikimate dehydrogenase, whose translation MIDFIKKNIRCKVFGNPINHSLSPMIHGLFSEQTGIKYNYSKKLVPVNNFKEILLDFFCSKKSNYGLNITVPFKNKAFYLCNKLTDRALASGSVNVIQRISFNSSEILGDNTDGIGLLYDLKRLNFIKSDSLILLLGVGDTSNNIIIPLLNFGCSIYVFNRTEFKIESFVLKYKKYGKIFIFDPSLNNNFDLVINATSSSMNNVVPCFPKNIKFNLNSCCYDVFYSSYNTPFLDFCIGLGIKKFSDGLGMLVSQAAYSFYNWFGFLPDINSIINIVVKNIKNN comes from the coding sequence GTGATTGATTTCATAAAAAAAAATATAAGATGTAAAGTTTTTGGTAATCCTATAAATCATTCTTTGTCTCCTATGATTCATGGTTTATTTTCTGAACAAACAGGTATAAAATATAATTATTCTAAAAAATTAGTCCCTGTTAACAACTTTAAAGAAATATTGTTAGATTTTTTTTGTAGCAAAAAAAGTAATTACGGATTAAATATAACAGTACCTTTTAAAAATAAAGCATTTTATTTATGTAATAAACTAACAGATAGAGCTCTTGCTTCTGGTTCTGTAAATGTAATACAAAGAATCTCATTTAATTCTAGTGAAATTTTAGGAGATAATACAGATGGAATAGGTTTACTGTATGATTTAAAGAGATTAAATTTTATTAAATCTGATAGTTTAATATTATTGCTTGGCGTTGGAGATACATCTAATAATATTATCATACCTTTATTAAATTTTGGTTGTTCTATTTATGTATTTAATAGAACTGAATTTAAAATTGAGTCTTTTGTTTTAAAATATAAAAAATATGGAAAAATTTTTATTTTTGATCCCAGTTTGAATAATAATTTTGATTTAGTAATTAATGCTACATCTAGTAGTATGAATAATGTAGTTCCTTGTTTTCCTAAAAATATAAAATTTAATCTTAATTCTTGTTGTTATGATGTTTTTTATAGTTCTTATAATACTCCTTTTTTAGATTTTTGTATTGGTTTGGGTATAAAAAAATTTTCTGATGGTCTAGGTATGTTAGTATCTCAAGCAGCTTATTCATTTTATAATTGGTTTGGTTTTTTACCTGATATTAATTCTATTATTAATATTGTCGTTAAAAATATAAAAAATAATTAA
- a CDS encoding Sua5/YciO/YrdC/YwlC family protein yields MKNNHYLTCLNYCLYKLYTDEVIAYPTESVFGLGCNPDSKQAIYKLLNIKKRDISKGFILVASNYDQLKPYIEESKISLFIKQRMLFYWSLYNITFLLPAKSTVPFWITGNSSYVAVRISSHISIINLCNYFGKPIISTSANITGKKSCTSELELIKQFNLNIPLLPGKLGLNNKNSRILNLINGELIRD; encoded by the coding sequence TTGAAAAATAATCATTATTTAACTTGTTTAAATTACTGTTTATATAAATTATATACTGATGAGGTTATTGCATATCCAACAGAATCTGTTTTTGGTTTAGGATGTAATCCTGATAGTAAACAAGCTATATATAAACTATTGAATATTAAAAAACGTGATATAAGTAAAGGTTTTATATTAGTTGCTTCTAATTATGATCAGTTAAAACCCTATATAGAAGAATCTAAAATTTCATTGTTTATTAAACAACGTATGTTATTTTATTGGTCTTTGTATAACATAACTTTTTTATTACCCGCTAAAAGTACTGTTCCATTTTGGATAACTGGTAACTCTTCTTATGTTGCTGTAAGAATTAGTAGTCATATTTCTATTATAAATTTATGTAATTATTTTGGTAAACCCATTATATCTACTAGTGCTAATATTACAGGAAAAAAGTCTTGTACTTCTGAATTAGAGCTAATTAAACAATTTAATTTAAATATTCCTTTATTACCAGGAAAATTAGGATTGAATAATAAAAATTCTAGAATTTTGAATTTAATTAATGGAGAATTAATACGTGATTGA
- the def gene encoding peptide deformylase yields MQLFKIIKYPDKRLRKIAKPVKKINNKIKKIIQKMFLTMLYNQGIGLAATQIDINLKIIVIGNIEEKYKNIVLINPEIIEKRGRYSIEEGCLSIPHKKAFIKRYKYIKIKALDYNGKKIFIEGEKLLSVCIQHELDHLIGKLFIDYL; encoded by the coding sequence ATGCAATTATTTAAAATAATAAAATATCCAGACAAACGTTTAAGAAAAATTGCTAAACCTGTAAAAAAAATAAATAATAAAATAAAAAAAATAATTCAAAAAATGTTTTTAACAATGTTATATAATCAAGGAATAGGATTAGCAGCAACACAAATAGATATAAATTTAAAAATTATTGTAATTGGTAATATAGAAGAAAAATATAAAAACATAGTACTAATTAATCCAGAAATTATTGAAAAAAGAGGAAGATATAGTATAGAAGAAGGATGTCTTTCTATACCTCACAAAAAAGCTTTTATAAAAAGATATAAATATATAAAAATAAAAGCATTAGATTATAACGGAAAAAAAATATTTATAGAAGGGGAAAAATTATTGTCGGTATGTATACAACATGAACTTGATCATTTGATAGGAAAATTATTTATTGATTATTTATAA
- the fmt gene encoding methionyl-tRNA formyltransferase, translating into MNKSLKIIFAGTPNFAVTHLKKIVESNYKVVCVITRPDKISGRGKKLRSSPVKEFAIKNNIEINQPKSLNNNKFIEYIKEKNAHMMIVVAYGLIIPETIINLFNMGCINVHASLLPRWRGSSPIQYAIINGDINTGVTVIKMDKKIDHGKIIDSIEYKIKSNETSITLEKKLSKIGSKLITKVINNLIYKNFSLREQNHNFATYTKKIKKKDGIIDWKLNAKKIERQIRAFNPWPTSYFFVKKKIIKVWEANYIESNKKYKIGKIIEINKNGMQISTGNGIINIKKIQFSGKKTVSIKDILNSNNNFLIKDLNLVE; encoded by the coding sequence TTGAACAAATCATTAAAAATTATTTTTGCAGGAACTCCAAATTTTGCGGTTACTCATCTAAAAAAAATAGTAGAATCAAACTATAAAGTAGTATGCGTTATAACAAGACCAGATAAAATATCAGGAAGAGGCAAAAAATTAAGAAGTTCACCAGTAAAAGAATTTGCTATAAAAAATAATATTGAAATTAACCAACCTAAATCATTAAACAATAATAAATTTATAGAATATATAAAAGAAAAAAATGCACATATGATGATCGTAGTAGCTTATGGACTAATTATACCAGAAACTATTATTAATTTATTTAATATGGGATGTATAAACGTACATGCATCTTTGTTACCAAGATGGAGAGGTTCATCACCTATACAATATGCAATAATAAACGGAGATATAAATACAGGAGTTACAGTAATAAAAATGGATAAAAAGATAGATCATGGAAAAATAATTGATTCAATTGAATATAAAATAAAAAGTAATGAAACTAGTATTACTCTAGAAAAAAAACTATCTAAAATAGGCTCAAAACTCATAACAAAAGTTATTAATAATTTAATTTATAAAAATTTTTCTCTAAGAGAACAAAATCATAATTTTGCAACATATACAAAAAAAATTAAAAAAAAAGATGGAATAATAGATTGGAAATTAAATGCTAAAAAAATAGAAAGGCAGATTAGAGCTTTTAATCCTTGGCCTACAAGTTATTTTTTTGTAAAAAAAAAGATAATAAAAGTATGGGAAGCAAACTATATTGAATCAAATAAAAAATATAAAATAGGTAAAATAATAGAAATTAACAAGAATGGAATGCAAATAAGCACAGGAAACGGAATCATAAATATTAAAAAAATACAATTTTCAGGAAAAAAAACAGTAAGTATTAAAGATATCTTAAATTCTAATAATAATTTTTTAATAAAAGATCTAAATTTAGTAGAATAG
- the rplQ gene encoding 50S ribosomal protein L17, with translation MRHNKSGRQLNRNRSHLKAMLQNMACSLVIYESIKTTLVKAKELRRMIEPLITLSKNDTVSNRRLMFSCIKNNIVITKLFNDLGPHFLNRKGGYTRILKCGFRTGDNAMMAYLSFVDRSLEKINDKKSSVVN, from the coding sequence ATGAGACATAATAAAAGTGGTCGTCAATTAAATCGAAATAGGAGTCATTTAAAAGCAATGTTACAGAATATGGCTTGTTCTTTAGTTATTTATGAAAGTATTAAAACTACTCTTGTTAAAGCTAAGGAATTAAGACGTATGATTGAACCATTGATAACTTTGTCTAAAAATGATACAGTATCTAATAGGCGATTAATGTTTTCTTGTATTAAAAATAATATAGTTATAACTAAATTATTTAATGATTTAGGACCTCATTTTCTAAATCGTAAAGGAGGTTATACACGTATATTAAAATGCGGTTTTCGTACTGGTGATAATGCTATGATGGCTTATTTAAGTTTTGTTGACCGTTCATTAGAAAAAATAAATGATAAAAAATCATCTGTTGTGAACTAA
- the rpoA gene encoding DNA-directed RNA polymerase subunit alpha, whose product MYISVTEFLKPKLVDIEQFSSTHAKVILEPLERGLGHTLGNALRRILLSSMPGFAVTEVEIDGILHEYSTKEGIKEDILEILLNLKKLAIKLYGKNDVILTLHKSGSGPVLASDIQHDGSVEIINPNHLICNITYDNTSISMRIKVERGRGYVPASSRINIDRPIGILLLDACYSPIHRISYNVEAARVEQRTDLDKLIIEIETNGTIDPEEAIRCSATILSEQLEAFVDLRDVSQPEIKDDKPEFDPILLRPVDDLELTVRSANCLKAESIHYIGDLVQKTEVELLKTPNLGKKSLTEIKDVLASRSLSLGMYLENWPPLSIIDD is encoded by the coding sequence ATGTATATTTCAGTTACAGAATTTCTTAAACCAAAATTAGTTGATATTGAACAGTTTAGTTCTACTCATGCTAAAGTTATTTTAGAACCATTAGAAAGAGGTTTAGGTCATACTTTAGGTAATGCTTTACGTCGTATATTACTTTCTTCAATGCCTGGTTTTGCAGTTACTGAAGTAGAAATTGATGGTATATTACATGAATACAGTACTAAAGAAGGAATTAAAGAAGATATTTTAGAAATACTTCTAAATTTAAAAAAATTAGCAATTAAGCTATATGGTAAAAATGATGTTATTCTTACTTTACATAAATCTGGATCTGGTCCTGTTTTAGCATCAGATATACAACATGATGGTAGTGTTGAAATTATCAATCCTAATCATTTAATTTGTAATATTACCTATGATAATACATCTATATCTATGAGGATAAAAGTAGAACGTGGTAGAGGCTATGTCCCTGCATCATCTAGAATAAATATAGATAGACCTATAGGAATATTATTGTTAGATGCTTGTTATAGTCCTATTCATAGGATATCATATAATGTTGAAGCAGCTAGAGTAGAACAAAGAACTGATTTAGATAAGTTAATAATTGAAATAGAAACTAATGGTACAATTGATCCTGAAGAAGCTATTAGATGTTCTGCTACAATTTTATCAGAACAACTTGAAGCTTTTGTAGATTTAAGAGATGTTAGTCAACCAGAAATTAAAGATGATAAACCAGAATTTGATCCTATACTTCTTCGTCCTGTAGATGATTTAGAACTTACAGTAAGATCTGCTAATTGTCTTAAAGCTGAATCTATTCATTATATTGGAGATTTAGTACAAAAGACCGAAGTAGAATTATTAAAAACTCCTAATTTGGGAAAGAAATCTTTAACAGAAATTAAAGATGTTTTAGCTTCACGTAGTTTATCTTTAGGTATGTATTTAGAAAATTGGCCTCCGTTAAGTATTATAGACGATTAA